One genomic region from Salipiger sp. CCB-MM3 encodes:
- a CDS encoding sarcosine oxidase subunit gamma: MNAPLSAFPPATQVETSAAKVSSVLPKVRFSLRARGDLAPLEQALGVALPRKIGETVKGAVEVACLGPDEWLLLAAEAAPVTEACTGVYATLPHSLVEISAREVTFVIEGPRAAELMTIGCARDIDGITVGSARRTLFDGATVTLWRDADDRFRMDVWNSFAPHLLHLLQVGVRELAAETL; the protein is encoded by the coding sequence ATGAACGCTCCGCTTTCCGCCTTCCCGCCCGCCACGCAGGTCGAAACCTCGGCTGCCAAGGTAAGCTCGGTTCTGCCCAAGGTGCGCTTCTCGCTGCGGGCCCGCGGCGATCTGGCGCCGCTCGAACAGGCCCTCGGGGTCGCGCTGCCGCGCAAGATCGGCGAGACCGTGAAGGGTGCCGTCGAGGTGGCCTGCCTTGGTCCCGATGAATGGCTGCTGCTGGCCGCCGAGGCCGCGCCCGTGACCGAGGCCTGCACCGGGGTCTACGCGACCCTGCCGCACAGTCTGGTGGAGATCTCGGCCCGCGAGGTGACCTTTGTCATCGAGGGGCCGCGCGCCGCCGAACTGATGACCATTGGCTGCGCCCGCGATATCGACGGGATCACGGTGGGCTCTGCGCGCCGGACGCTCTTTGATGGTGCCACCGTCACGCTCTGGCGCGACGCCGACGACCGCTTCCGCATGGACGTCTGGAACAGCTTCGCTCCGCACCTGCTGCACCTGCTGCAGGTCGGCGTACGTGAACTTGCTGCCGAAACCCTCTGA
- the purU gene encoding formyltetrahydrofolate deformylase, translated as MTQIILTVSCPVRTGIVAAISTYLAEQGCNIHDSAQFSDLGNDRFFMRLSFSSEAGHSREALAEGFAAIAAVLDMEFAFHDPRRKMKVAIMVSRFGHCLNDLLYRSRIGALPVEIVAVISNHLDYQKVVVNHDIPYYCVKVTKENKREAEAEQMRILRESGAELVVLARYMQVLSDEMCTEMSGRIINIHHSFLPSFKGANPYKQAFERGVMLIGATAHYVTADLDEGPIIEQDVIRVTHAQSASDYVSLGRDVESQVLARAIHAHIHRRVFLNGNKTIVFPASPGEYASERMG; from the coding sequence ATGACCCAGATCATCCTGACCGTTTCCTGCCCCGTCCGCACCGGCATCGTGGCGGCGATTTCCACCTATCTCGCCGAGCAGGGCTGCAACATCCACGACAGCGCGCAGTTCTCGGACCTTGGCAACGACCGCTTCTTCATGCGCCTCAGCTTCAGTTCCGAGGCGGGCCACAGCCGCGAGGCGCTGGCCGAGGGGTTTGCCGCGATCGCGGCGGTTCTGGACATGGAGTTCGCCTTCCACGACCCGCGCCGGAAGATGAAGGTCGCGATCATGGTCAGCCGTTTCGGCCACTGCCTGAACGATCTGCTCTATCGCTCGCGGATCGGCGCGCTGCCGGTGGAGATCGTGGCGGTGATCTCCAACCACCTCGATTACCAAAAGGTCGTGGTGAACCACGACATCCCCTACTACTGCGTCAAGGTCACCAAAGAAAACAAGCGCGAGGCCGAGGCCGAGCAGATGCGCATCCTGCGCGAGAGCGGCGCGGAACTGGTCGTGCTGGCGCGCTACATGCAGGTGCTGAGCGACGAGATGTGCACCGAGATGTCGGGGCGGATCATCAACATCCACCACTCGTTCCTGCCCAGCTTCAAAGGGGCCAACCCCTACAAGCAGGCCTTCGAGCGCGGGGTGATGCTGATCGGGGCGACGGCGCATTACGTCACTGCCGATCTCGACGAGGGGCCGATCATCGAACAGGACGTGATCCGCGTGACCCATGCGCAAAGCGCCTCGGACTACGTCTCGCTGGGCCGCGACGTGGAAAGTCAGGTGCTGGCGCGGGCCATTCACGCGCATATCCACCGCCGGGTTTTCCTCAATGGCAACAAGACCATCGTCTTCCCGGCCAGCCCCGGCGAATACGCCTCGGAACGGATGGGCTGA
- a CDS encoding methionine ABC transporter ATP-binding protein — protein sequence MAEVQTSGAAITFDKLGKSFDKKGSGTVMALEDVNLDVAPGTITGIIGRSGAGKSTLLRMVNGLEQPTSGTVTVAGHDVGRAGAADLRRIRREVGMIFQHFNLLSSRTVYGNVALPLEIAGVPGAEIKRRVNDLIGRVGLEQFSNRYPAELSGGQKQRVGIARALATQPKVLLSDEATSALDPETTQTVLKLLADINRDLGLTILLITHEMAVVRDIASHVAVIDGGKIVEAGSTYEVFADPKHPTTRSFLSGITGITLPSFVAGKLQAERPQGDSQEVIRIAFAGTHATDPMLAKLTSELGIPVNILAGAIEEIGPHPFGNLLVSVEATRGAEARAYLERHELLTEVLGYVG from the coding sequence ATGGCCGAAGTACAGACATCAGGTGCCGCGATCACCTTCGACAAGCTGGGAAAGTCCTTTGACAAAAAGGGCTCCGGCACCGTCATGGCGCTCGAGGATGTGAACCTCGACGTCGCCCCCGGCACGATCACCGGGATCATCGGACGTTCCGGCGCGGGCAAATCGACGCTGCTGCGCATGGTCAACGGGCTCGAGCAGCCGACCTCGGGCACGGTCACCGTCGCCGGACATGACGTCGGTCGCGCCGGTGCCGCGGACCTGCGGCGGATCCGCCGCGAGGTTGGGATGATCTTCCAGCACTTCAACCTGCTGAGCTCGCGCACGGTTTACGGCAACGTCGCCCTGCCGCTCGAGATCGCAGGCGTGCCCGGTGCCGAGATCAAGCGGCGGGTCAACGACCTCATCGGGCGCGTCGGGCTCGAGCAGTTCAGCAACCGCTACCCGGCAGAGCTTTCGGGCGGGCAGAAGCAGCGCGTCGGCATCGCCCGCGCGCTCGCCACCCAGCCCAAGGTGCTGCTCTCGGATGAGGCCACCTCGGCGCTCGACCCCGAGACCACGCAGACCGTGCTGAAGCTGCTGGCCGACATCAACCGCGACCTCGGGCTGACCATCCTGCTGATCACCCACGAGATGGCCGTGGTCCGCGACATCGCCAGCCATGTGGCGGTGATCGACGGCGGCAAGATCGTCGAGGCGGGCTCGACCTATGAGGTCTTTGCCGACCCCAAGCATCCGACCACGCGCTCTTTCCTGTCGGGCATCACCGGCATCACCCTGCCGAGCTTCGTCGCCGGCAAACTGCAGGCCGAGCGCCCGCAGGGCGACAGCCAAGAGGTAATCCGCATCGCCTTCGCCGGGACCCATGCCACCGATCCAATGCTGGCCAAGCTCACTTCCGAGCTCGGGATTCCGGTCAACATTCTGGCGGGCGCGATCGAAGAGATCGGCCCACATCCCTTCGGCAACCTGCTGGTCTCGGTTGAGGCCACCCGCGGCGCCGAAGCCCGCGCCTATCTTGAACGTCACGAGCTGCTCACGGAGGTGCTGGGCTATGTCGGCTAA
- a CDS encoding NAD(P)/FAD-dependent oxidoreductase, which produces MIFQSLWAATAPDAPKLPALTESRRTDVLVIGGGLQGLSTALHLAEAGVGVVVLEAGEPGFGASGRNGGQVIPGLKDDPETLDRIWGPQATEFAGATADVLFALVDRLGLDCDAQRAGWIQAGNKQVHLPGLRARMAQWQARGAPVDWLDGPAMAQATGAHGFLGGWIDRRAGKVHPLKLVHGLIGAARAAGAEIFAKTPVTTLERVGTGWRARLENGALVEADRVVLASNVYTPPRLEPRLARATVPANSFQIATAPLSAEQLQRILPSGAVCSEIRRVGTYFRVGPENRLMIGGRGSFADPRREANFAELEAELAALFGPGFTIAHRWFGRFGMTPDHRVRICAPAPGLLAATGFNGRGVALSVAIGKAFAAHLAQGAPLPIPPLPTIPALPLHGLHRVYGGIGIHYYRLRDRLDR; this is translated from the coding sequence ATGATCTTTCAGTCCCTCTGGGCCGCCACGGCCCCTGACGCGCCGAAACTGCCCGCCCTGACCGAGAGCCGCCGCACTGACGTGCTGGTGATCGGCGGCGGGCTGCAGGGGCTCTCGACCGCGCTGCATCTGGCTGAGGCGGGCGTTGGCGTGGTGGTGCTCGAGGCGGGTGAGCCCGGCTTTGGCGCCTCTGGCCGCAACGGCGGGCAGGTGATCCCGGGGCTGAAGGACGATCCCGAGACGCTTGACCGGATCTGGGGACCGCAGGCGACGGAGTTCGCCGGGGCGACCGCTGATGTGCTCTTTGCGCTGGTGGATCGGCTCGGCCTCGACTGCGACGCGCAGCGGGCGGGCTGGATACAGGCGGGCAACAAGCAGGTGCATCTGCCCGGCCTGCGCGCGCGCATGGCACAGTGGCAGGCGCGCGGCGCTCCGGTGGACTGGCTGGATGGTCCGGCAATGGCGCAGGCCACCGGCGCGCATGGGTTTCTGGGCGGCTGGATCGACCGCCGCGCCGGCAAGGTCCATCCGCTGAAGCTGGTCCACGGGCTGATCGGCGCGGCCCGTGCGGCGGGGGCGGAGATCTTCGCCAAGACGCCGGTGACGACGCTGGAGCGGGTCGGCACTGGATGGCGCGCCCGGCTGGAGAATGGCGCCTTGGTTGAGGCGGATCGCGTCGTGCTCGCCAGCAATGTCTACACGCCGCCGCGGCTGGAGCCCCGGCTGGCGCGGGCCACGGTGCCCGCCAACAGCTTTCAGATCGCCACCGCGCCGCTGAGTGCGGAGCAGCTGCAGCGCATTCTGCCGAGCGGCGCGGTCTGCTCTGAAATCCGGCGCGTCGGCACCTATTTCCGCGTCGGCCCGGAGAACCGGCTGATGATCGGCGGGCGGGGCAGCTTCGCCGACCCGCGCAGGGAGGCCAATTTCGCTGAACTGGAAGCAGAACTTGCCGCGCTCTTCGGTCCGGGCTTCACCATCGCGCATCGTTGGTTTGGCCGCTTCGGCATGACACCCGATCATCGCGTGCGCATCTGCGCGCCCGCGCCCGGCCTGCTGGCGGCGACGGGCTTCAACGGCCGCGGCGTGGCGCTGTCGGTGGCGATCGGCAAGGCGTTTGCCGCGCATCTGGCGCAAGGCGCGCCGCTGCCGATCCCGCCCTTGCCGACCATCCCCGCGCTGCCGCTGCATGGGCTGCACCGGGTCTATGGCGGCATCGGCATTCACTACTACCGGCTGCGCGACCGGCTCGACCGCTGA
- a CDS encoding sarcosine oxidase subunit alpha, whose translation MSSYRVSGKGRINAARPVNFTFDGKTYQGFEGDTVASALLANGVHLMGRSFKYHRPRGPVAAGSEEPNALIGTRRGPGRYEPNTRATVQEIWGGLETTSQNKYPSLKFDVGAVNDAAYMLFSAGFYYKTFMWPRSFWDKVYEPFIRAAAGLGVSPTEEDPDSYASRNLHCDVLIVGAGPSGLAAARVAANAGLKVVLVDENAEVGGTLLSEPQAQIDGAAAWDWIASELAALKAAGVKVMTRTTAIGYYHQNLIGLCERLTDHLAQQPADTPRERLWRVRAKQVVLAQGALEKPLVFHGNDRPGVMLAGSAQTYLNRYGVLVGQRPVVLTSHDSAWYAAFDLADAGAKVQAIADTRDSVSEALLAGARARGIPIKLGRTATATKGRLRVTSIRINPVSGGAVGSGENIACDAVLMSGGWTPSLHLFSHTKGTLAWDDDRTTFLPERTPEDCVIAGASRGLWGIEAVLNDGAEKGREVVAALGKSGDTRAYAVAEDRPGTGVSHKELPTDRSPGKAKAFVDYQNDVTAKDLRLAVREGMRSIEHVKRYTTNGMATDQGKMSNINGLNIASDALGKKQPQVGLTTFRPPYTPTSFGAFAGYHRGSHFEVTRKTQIDLWAEENGAVFEPVGQWRRAWYFPKAGEDMEAAVSRECRATRASVGIFDASTLGKIEVVGPDAVEFMNRMYTNPWTKLAPGRCRYGLLCGDDGFIRDDGVIGRMTDDKFHVTTTTGGAARVLNMMEDYLQTEWPDLNVWLTSTTEQWSTIALNGPNAAKLLAPFVEGVELTEEAFPHMSCVECTVAGMPARLFRVSFTGEIGFEVNVPAPMGRKLWETLWDAGQQYDICAYGTETMHVLRAEKGYIIVGQDTDGTVTPYDAGMGWAVGKKKPDFVGMRGLARPDLVSKDRKQLVGLLTEDNSKLEEGAQIVFDPKQAIPMTMVGHVTSSYHSDAAGRPIALALVQGGHDRMGETVHIPMPDRTIAAKITSTIFVDPENARLKI comes from the coding sequence ATGAGCAGCTACCGCGTTTCCGGCAAGGGCCGCATCAACGCGGCGCGTCCGGTGAATTTCACCTTCGACGGCAAGACCTATCAGGGCTTTGAGGGCGACACCGTCGCCTCGGCGCTGCTCGCCAACGGCGTGCATTTGATGGGCCGCTCGTTCAAATACCACCGCCCGCGCGGTCCGGTTGCGGCCGGGTCTGAAGAGCCCAACGCCCTCATCGGCACCCGCCGCGGGCCGGGCCGGTATGAGCCCAACACCCGCGCCACGGTGCAGGAGATCTGGGGCGGGCTTGAGACCACTTCGCAGAACAAATACCCCAGCCTGAAGTTCGACGTGGGCGCGGTGAACGATGCCGCCTACATGCTGTTCTCGGCGGGTTTCTACTACAAGACCTTCATGTGGCCGCGCAGCTTCTGGGACAAGGTCTACGAGCCCTTCATCCGCGCCGCCGCCGGTCTCGGCGTCAGTCCGACCGAGGAAGACCCCGACAGCTACGCCTCGCGCAACCTGCATTGTGACGTGCTGATCGTCGGCGCCGGTCCCTCAGGCCTCGCCGCCGCGCGCGTCGCTGCGAATGCCGGCCTGAAGGTCGTGCTGGTCGACGAGAACGCGGAAGTGGGCGGCACGCTGCTGTCCGAGCCGCAGGCGCAGATCGACGGCGCCGCGGCGTGGGATTGGATCGCCTCGGAACTGGCCGCGCTGAAAGCGGCGGGCGTCAAGGTGATGACCCGCACCACCGCCATCGGCTACTACCATCAGAACCTCATCGGCCTGTGCGAGCGTCTCACCGACCACCTTGCACAGCAGCCCGCCGACACCCCGCGCGAGCGGCTGTGGCGGGTGCGCGCAAAGCAGGTGGTTCTGGCGCAGGGCGCGCTGGAAAAGCCGCTGGTGTTCCACGGGAACGACCGCCCCGGCGTGATGCTGGCGGGCTCGGCGCAGACCTACCTCAACCGCTACGGCGTGCTGGTGGGGCAGCGCCCCGTGGTGCTGACCTCGCATGACAGCGCATGGTACGCTGCCTTCGATCTCGCCGACGCAGGCGCCAAGGTGCAGGCGATTGCCGACACCCGCGACAGTGTCTCCGAGGCGCTGCTGGCGGGGGCCCGCGCGCGCGGCATTCCGATCAAGCTGGGCCGCACCGCCACCGCCACCAAGGGCCGCCTGCGGGTGACCTCGATCCGCATCAACCCGGTCTCCGGCGGCGCTGTCGGCTCGGGCGAGAATATCGCTTGCGACGCGGTGCTGATGTCGGGCGGCTGGACCCCCTCGCTGCATCTTTTCTCGCACACCAAGGGCACGCTGGCCTGGGACGACGACCGCACCACCTTCCTGCCCGAGCGCACCCCCGAGGATTGCGTCATCGCGGGCGCGAGCCGTGGTCTCTGGGGCATCGAAGCGGTGCTGAACGACGGCGCCGAGAAAGGCCGGGAGGTCGTGGCGGCGCTCGGCAAATCCGGCGACACCCGCGCCTATGCCGTCGCCGAGGATCGCCCCGGCACCGGCGTATCGCATAAGGAACTGCCGACCGATCGCAGCCCCGGCAAGGCCAAGGCCTTTGTCGACTACCAGAACGACGTGACCGCCAAGGACCTGCGCCTTGCGGTGCGCGAGGGAATGCGCTCGATCGAGCACGTCAAGCGCTACACCACCAATGGCATGGCCACCGATCAGGGCAAGATGTCCAACATCAACGGCCTGAACATCGCCTCGGATGCGCTTGGAAAGAAACAGCCTCAGGTCGGTCTGACCACCTTCCGCCCGCCCTATACGCCGACCAGCTTCGGCGCCTTCGCGGGCTATCATCGTGGCAGCCATTTTGAGGTGACCCGCAAGACCCAGATCGACCTCTGGGCCGAAGAGAACGGCGCGGTCTTCGAGCCGGTCGGCCAATGGCGCCGCGCGTGGTACTTCCCCAAAGCGGGCGAGGACATGGAGGCTGCGGTCTCGCGCGAGTGCCGCGCCACCCGCGCCAGCGTCGGCATCTTCGATGCTTCGACGCTGGGCAAGATCGAGGTCGTGGGCCCCGATGCCGTCGAATTCATGAACCGCATGTACACCAACCCGTGGACCAAGCTCGCACCGGGCCGCTGCCGCTATGGCCTGCTCTGCGGTGACGATGGGTTCATCCGCGACGACGGCGTCATCGGCCGTATGACTGACGACAAGTTCCACGTCACCACCACCACCGGCGGTGCCGCGCGGGTGCTGAACATGATGGAAGACTACCTTCAAACCGAGTGGCCCGACCTAAATGTCTGGCTGACCTCGACCACCGAGCAATGGTCCACCATCGCGCTCAACGGTCCGAACGCCGCCAAACTGCTCGCGCCCTTCGTCGAAGGTGTGGAACTCACCGAAGAGGCCTTCCCGCATATGTCCTGCGTGGAGTGCACCGTGGCGGGCATGCCCGCGCGTCTCTTCCGGGTCAGCTTCACCGGCGAGATCGGTTTCGAGGTCAACGTGCCAGCCCCCATGGGCCGCAAGCTTTGGGAGACCCTCTGGGACGCGGGCCAGCAGTACGACATCTGCGCCTATGGCACAGAGACGATGCACGTGCTGCGCGCCGAGAAGGGCTACATCATCGTGGGTCAGGACACTGACGGCACCGTCACGCCCTATGACGCGGGCATGGGCTGGGCCGTGGGCAAGAAAAAGCCCGACTTCGTCGGCATGCGCGGCCTCGCGCGGCCCGACCTCGTGTCCAAGGACCGCAAGCAGTTGGTCGGTCTGCTGACCGAGGACAACAGCAAGCTCGAAGAGGGCGCGCAGATCGTCTTCGACCCCAAGCAGGCGATCCCGATGACCATGGTCGGCCATGTGACGTCTTCGTATCACTCCGACGCGGCGGGCCGTCCCATCGCGCTGGCGCTGGTGCAGGGCGGGCACGACCGGATGGGCGAGACCGTGCACATCCCGATGCCCGACCGCACCATCGCCGCCAAGATCACCTCGACGATCTTCGTCGATCCCGAAAACGCCCGTCTGAAGATCTGA
- the glyA gene encoding serine hydroxymethyltransferase translates to MFDRLPKGGISDAVIATAVSAELERQQSQIELIASENIVSASVMAAQGSVLTNKYAEGYPGKRYYGGCEHVDTVEQVAIDRLKQLFGAEYANVQPHSGAQANQAVFLALLQPGDRIMGMSLAHGGHLTHGSPVTMSGKWFDVVSYEVDADSHLIDMEKVREKALETKPKLIVAGASAYPRQIDFVGFRKIADEVGAYLMVDMAHYAGLIAGGKYPNPVPHAHVVTSTTHKTLRGPRGGVILTNDEALAKKFNSAVFPGNQGGPLMHVIAAKAVAFGEALQPEFADYAGQVIENAKALADVLMVGGLGIVSGGTDSHMVLVDLQPKGVTGKVAEIALERAGLTCNKNAIPNDPQKPFVTSGIRLGTSAGTTRGFREAEFELIGSLILRVIDALSHSPEGDAEVEAKVRAEVRALCDDFPIYSADL, encoded by the coding sequence ATGTTCGACCGCCTGCCCAAAGGCGGCATCTCCGATGCCGTCATCGCGACCGCTGTGTCTGCCGAACTGGAGCGCCAGCAAAGCCAGATCGAGCTTATCGCCTCGGAAAACATCGTCTCGGCCAGCGTCATGGCGGCGCAGGGGTCGGTGCTGACCAACAAATATGCCGAAGGCTATCCGGGCAAACGCTACTATGGCGGCTGCGAGCATGTGGATACCGTCGAGCAGGTGGCCATCGACCGGCTCAAGCAGCTGTTCGGCGCGGAATATGCCAATGTGCAGCCGCATTCCGGCGCGCAGGCCAATCAGGCGGTGTTCCTCGCGCTGCTGCAGCCGGGGGACCGGATCATGGGCATGTCGCTGGCGCACGGCGGGCACCTGACCCACGGCTCGCCGGTCACCATGTCGGGCAAATGGTTCGATGTCGTGTCCTATGAGGTCGACGCCGACAGCCACCTGATCGACATGGAGAAGGTGCGGGAAAAGGCGCTCGAGACCAAGCCCAAGCTGATCGTGGCGGGCGCTTCGGCCTATCCGCGCCAGATCGACTTTGTAGGGTTCCGCAAGATCGCCGACGAGGTGGGCGCATACCTCATGGTCGACATGGCGCATTACGCGGGCCTCATCGCGGGTGGCAAATACCCGAACCCGGTGCCGCATGCCCATGTTGTCACCTCGACCACCCATAAGACCCTGCGCGGCCCGCGCGGCGGCGTCATCCTCACCAACGACGAGGCGCTTGCGAAAAAGTTCAATTCGGCGGTCTTTCCGGGCAATCAGGGTGGCCCGCTGATGCATGTGATCGCCGCCAAGGCGGTGGCCTTCGGCGAAGCGCTGCAACCCGAGTTCGCCGATTACGCCGGGCAGGTGATCGAGAACGCCAAGGCGCTGGCAGATGTGCTGATGGTTGGCGGGCTGGGCATCGTGTCGGGCGGCACCGACAGCCACATGGTGCTGGTCGATCTGCAGCCCAAAGGCGTGACCGGCAAGGTGGCCGAAATCGCGCTCGAACGGGCGGGGCTGACCTGCAACAAGAACGCCATCCCCAACGATCCGCAGAAGCCTTTCGTCACCTCGGGCATCCGTCTGGGCACTTCGGCGGGCACCACGCGCGGCTTCCGCGAGGCCGAGTTCGAACTCATTGGCAGTCTGATCCTGCGGGTCATCGACGCGCTCTCGCACAGCCCCGAGGGCGATGCCGAGGTCGAGGCCAAGGTGCGCGCCGAGGTCCGGGCGCTCTGCGACGATTTCCCGATCTATTCCGCCGACCTCTGA
- a CDS encoding methionine ABC transporter permease, with protein MSANLINLLIEATLQTLYMVAISGALGTLFGLPIGVYLAVSQRGELLSSPWVNKVLGLIVNATRSVPFIILVVAIIPFTRLIAGTSIGTSAAIVPLTIAAVPFIARLVENAIREVDSGLIEAARAMGATPLQIIRKVLIPEALPGITLGLTLALVSLIGYSAMVGAVGGEGLGDLGIRYGYQRFMPEVMLAVVVILIVLVQLVQSLGEGLARLVDKRAPRNRGR; from the coding sequence ATGTCGGCTAACCTCATCAACCTGCTGATCGAAGCCACGCTTCAGACCCTCTATATGGTGGCCATCTCGGGCGCGCTCGGCACGCTTTTCGGCCTGCCCATCGGCGTCTACCTTGCCGTGTCGCAACGCGGCGAACTGCTGTCCTCGCCTTGGGTGAACAAGGTGCTTGGACTGATCGTCAACGCGACGCGCTCGGTGCCCTTCATCATCCTCGTGGTGGCGATCATCCCCTTCACCCGGCTGATTGCGGGCACCTCGATTGGCACCAGCGCCGCCATCGTGCCGCTGACCATTGCTGCCGTGCCCTTCATCGCGCGTCTGGTGGAGAACGCCATCCGCGAGGTCGACAGCGGCCTCATCGAAGCCGCCCGCGCCATGGGCGCCACGCCGCTGCAGATCATCCGCAAGGTGCTGATCCCCGAGGCGCTGCCCGGCATCACCCTTGGCCTCACGCTCGCGCTGGTCAGCCTCATTGGCTACTCGGCTATGGTCGGTGCCGTGGGCGGCGAGGGCCTTGGCGATCTCGGCATTCGCTACGGCTACCAGCGCTTCATGCCCGAAGTGATGCTGGCGGTGGTCGTCATTCTGATCGTGCTGGTCCAGCTCGTGCAGTCCCTCGGCGAGGGGCTGGCCAGACTGGTCGACAAGCGCGCGCCGCGCAACCGCGGCCGCTGA
- a CDS encoding MetQ/NlpA family ABC transporter substrate-binding protein, producing the protein MKRMIPLVSALALIAGTAMAEDIKVGVSPGEHAEIMEEVAKIAEPMGLNIDVVEFSDYVVPNQALADGDIEANSFQHEPYLDNQMKDRGFELAPIATTITTPMGVYSDKITALEDFPEGGTMGIPNDPTNGGRALLVLQQLGLIKLAEGTGLVPTVLDVVENPKDMRFQELDAAQLPRSLADLDAALINTNYAIASGLSPKEDSIAMESADNPYVNIIVVRQGDEEQPWVKPLIDAYHSPEVKAFIEEKYHGTVLTSW; encoded by the coding sequence ATGAAGCGTATGATCCCCCTCGTCTCCGCGCTGGCCCTGATTGCCGGCACCGCGATGGCCGAAGACATCAAGGTTGGTGTCTCGCCCGGTGAGCACGCCGAGATCATGGAAGAAGTCGCCAAGATCGCCGAGCCCATGGGCCTCAACATCGATGTGGTCGAGTTTTCCGACTATGTGGTGCCGAACCAGGCGCTGGCCGATGGCGACATCGAAGCCAACTCGTTCCAGCACGAGCCCTATCTGGACAACCAGATGAAGGACCGCGGCTTTGAGCTGGCGCCGATCGCGACCACCATCACCACCCCGATGGGCGTCTACTCGGACAAGATCACCGCACTCGAGGACTTTCCCGAGGGTGGTACCATGGGCATCCCGAACGACCCCACCAACGGCGGCCGCGCGCTGCTGGTGCTGCAGCAGCTTGGCCTGATCAAGCTGGCCGAGGGCACCGGCCTCGTGCCGACCGTTCTGGACGTGGTCGAGAACCCCAAGGACATGCGCTTCCAAGAGCTCGACGCCGCGCAGCTGCCGCGTTCGCTGGCCGACCTCGATGCCGCGCTGATCAACACCAACTACGCGATCGCCTCGGGCCTCTCGCCCAAGGAGGACTCGATCGCCATGGAAAGCGCCGACAACCCCTATGTGAACATCATCGTCGTGCGTCAGGGCGACGAAGAGCAGCCCTGGGTGAAGCCGCTGATCGACGCCTATCACAGCCCCGAAGTGAAGGCCTTCATCGAAGAGAAATACCACGGCACCGTGCTGACCTCCTGGTAA
- a CDS encoding glycoside hydrolase family 25 protein has protein sequence MITTSPRPWVRAGAMIVALAATLGGCGSSAPRTATLSASETQALYIRENRASGIPRRFGDTDPHAWDSVSPSRYPVHGLDAARYQGAIDWREARDAGIRFGYLKATEGGDHIDPAFAQNAAGARAAGVPVGAYHFYYFCRPAREQAAWFIANVPKRRGDLPPILDMEWNHLSPTCRIRPPADEVRASIREFSRIVERHYGTAPVIYTTPDFYARNDLGSLRGAEFWLRSVTAHPSERYPDERWSFWQYTGTGLVPGVRGPVDLNAFAGNEANWRAWLAARSQG, from the coding sequence ATGATCACGACATCCCCCAGACCATGGGTCCGGGCGGGCGCGATGATCGTCGCACTCGCAGCGACCCTTGGCGGTTGCGGCAGTTCGGCGCCACGCACCGCCACCCTTTCCGCCAGCGAAACGCAGGCGCTTTATATCCGCGAAAACCGTGCCAGCGGCATCCCCCGCCGCTTTGGCGACACCGATCCCCATGCGTGGGACTCGGTCAGCCCCTCGCGCTACCCGGTGCATGGGCTCGATGCGGCGCGCTATCAGGGTGCGATCGACTGGCGCGAGGCCCGCGACGCGGGCATTCGCTTCGGCTATCTCAAGGCGACCGAGGGCGGGGATCACATCGATCCGGCCTTTGCGCAGAACGCCGCCGGGGCGCGGGCCGCAGGCGTGCCGGTGGGGGCCTATCACTTCTACTATTTCTGCCGCCCGGCGCGTGAGCAGGCGGCGTGGTTCATCGCCAATGTCCCGAAACGGCGCGGAGATCTGCCGCCGATCCTCGACATGGAGTGGAACCACCTCTCGCCCACCTGCCGCATCCGCCCGCCCGCGGATGAGGTGCGCGCCAGCATCCGCGAGTTCTCCCGCATCGTCGAGCGCCACTACGGCACCGCCCCGGTGATCTACACCACGCCCGACTTCTACGCCCGCAACGATCTGGGCTCGCTGCGCGGGGCCGAGTTCTGGCTGCGCTCGGTCACCGCGCACCCGTCCGAGCGCTACCCCGACGAGCGCTGGAGCTTCTGGCAGTACACCGGCACCGGTCTGGTGCCAGGGGTGCGCGGGCCGGTGGACCTCAACGCCTTTGCCGGGAACGAAGCGAACTGGCGGGCTTGGCTGGCGGCGCGCAGTCAGGGATAG